One Stigmatopora argus isolate UIUO_Sarg chromosome 20, RoL_Sarg_1.0, whole genome shotgun sequence genomic region harbors:
- the LOC144065347 gene encoding uncharacterized protein LOC144065347, whose translation MDAFWSSKPFGDRSASELAPNGLRTGRDKEPPSGNGFGIAWGHKNWEWDDVEALERQEFAAVDGDLLGASERHGGPPSWTFGEKTGPSEVAQKLDSFLETFSSRPEAFGKDLDWGAFFHPPSSALSPPLTPHSPSSRGGDGDGALTSLRSCQTPWTFPTLSSEETGVTASWSRRSSRRAPRGWPGRQIYAGRPFPSMLHSGKDARAHYTPRPLLDPARGGTGLYARLRSPRSAEVDERSHVA comes from the exons ATGGACGCCTTTTGGTCCTCCAAGCCGTTCGGCGATCGCTCCGCCTCCGAACTGGCACCGAACGGCCTTCGGACCGGTCGAGACAAAGAACCGCCAAGTGGAAACGGCTTTGGGATCGCTTGGGGCCACAAAAACTGGGAGTGGGACGACGTGGAGGCTCTGGAGCGCCAAGAATTCGCCGCCGTGGACGGCGACCTTctcggagcgagcgagcgccacGGAGGACCTCCGAGTTGGACTTTCGGGGAGAAAACCGGTCCCTCGGAAGTGGCCCAGAAACTGGACTCCTTCCTGGAAACCTTCTCGTCGCGCCCCGAGGCTTTCGGGAAGGACCTGGATTGGGGGGCCTTCTTTCACCCGCCGTCTTCGGCGCTCAGTCCTCCCCTGACGCCTCACTCGCCGTCGTCGCGGGGAGGAGACGGCGACGGGGCGCTGACGTCGCTCCGCTCCTGCCAGACGCCGTGGACCTTTCCCACCCTGTCGTCGGAAGAAACCGGCGTGACGG CCTCCTGGTCGAGAAGGTCTTCTCGCAGGGCACCGCGTGGTTGGCCGGGGCGCCAAATTTACGCCGGAAGGCCGTTTCCCAGCATGCTACACTCCGGAAAGGACGCAAGAGCTCATTACACCCCCCGACCCCTTCTCGACCCCGCACGCGGTGGGACGGGGCTTTACGCCCGACTCCGGTCCCCCCGGTCCGCGGAGGTGGATGAACGTAGTCACGTGGCGTGA